One Deltaproteobacteria bacterium DNA window includes the following coding sequences:
- a CDS encoding EamA family transporter, with amino-acid sequence MYGSALALLAALLFAASIPASKILLESLRPFQLAGLLYLGAAIGMAPLLVLERRRHTRIALDRSNAARLAGAVLLGGLLGPVLLLLALRLTLASSVSLLSNLEMGATAVLGVALFREHLGRTGWLGVAGIVLAGAILAGGGWPDALAALLVAAACACWGLDNHLTALIDGITPARSTLVKGTVAGVTNLAIGVATDPLSASAPLLLAALLVGAASYGASIALYILSAHELGATRAQAIFAAAPFAGAALSFALLGEPFALTQGAAFLLLLVSVGALFRSQHAHPHVHEALEHIHSHRHDDGHHLHEHPGLERTLRHSHAHRHERFRHSHPHWPDIHHRHGHRHAT; translated from the coding sequence ATGTACGGGTCAGCCCTCGCCCTGCTCGCGGCGCTGCTCTTCGCCGCCTCGATCCCGGCCAGCAAGATCCTGCTCGAGTCGCTCCGGCCGTTCCAGCTGGCCGGGCTCCTCTATCTGGGGGCAGCCATCGGGATGGCTCCCCTGCTCGTGCTCGAGCGCCGGCGGCACACGCGGATCGCGCTCGACCGCAGCAACGCCGCGCGCCTGGCCGGTGCCGTCCTCCTCGGCGGTCTGCTCGGGCCGGTGCTCCTCCTCCTGGCGCTGCGGCTCACGCTCGCGAGCTCGGTCTCCCTGCTCTCGAACCTCGAGATGGGGGCGACCGCGGTGCTCGGCGTCGCCCTCTTCCGCGAGCACCTGGGTCGCACCGGGTGGCTCGGGGTGGCGGGCATCGTGCTCGCGGGCGCGATCCTCGCGGGCGGCGGCTGGCCGGACGCCCTGGCGGCGCTGCTCGTTGCCGCGGCCTGCGCATGCTGGGGGCTCGACAATCACCTGACCGCGCTGATCGACGGGATCACTCCTGCGCGCAGCACGCTCGTGAAGGGCACCGTGGCCGGCGTCACCAACCTCGCGATCGGGGTTGCGACGGATCCGCTGAGCGCCTCGGCGCCGCTCCTGCTGGCGGCTCTCCTGGTCGGGGCCGCCTCGTACGGCGCGAGCATCGCGCTCTACATCCTCTCGGCCCACGAGCTCGGCGCCACGCGCGCCCAGGCCATCTTCGCGGCGGCGCCCTTCGCCGGTGCCGCGCTCTCGTTCGCCCTCCTCGGCGAGCCCTTCGCGCTCACCCAGGGAGCGGCCTTCCTGCTCCTCCTCGTCTCGGTCGGGGCCCTCTTCCGGAGTCAGCACGCGCACCCGCACGTCCACGAGGCGCTCGAGCACATCCACAGCCATCGCCACGACGACGGCCATCACCTCCACGAGCACCCCGGCCTCGAGCGCACCCTCCGGCACAGCCATGCCCACCGGCACGAGCGCTTCCGGCACAGCCATCCGCACTGGCCCGACATCCATCACCGGCACGGGCACCGGCACGCGACGTAG
- a CDS encoding AarF/ABC1/UbiB kinase family protein, translated as MQLGTLVRLPRTVKNLQRLREILGVVAKWGFGDLLARLDLESVVERGRNLLLWRRNREAAVRYTTEERIRLALEELGPTFIKLGQILATRPDLIPMSLVHELRKLQDDVPPFDGALARRQVEASLGRPVEQLFARFDEHPLAAASIAQVHRARLHGGDEVVVKVRRPHLEAIVRTDLEIMRALAALLEQNAPELEQWQPRAIVEEFQRALSREVDLTNEAFHLLRFAANFAGDPQVHVPKVYLELSREAVLVVEYIDGVKFSDLAGLDRAGIDRQRLARVGVTFCLEQVFEHGFFHADPHPGNLFALPGEVIAPIDMGMMGSLEPETVDALLELLVGLLLRDADKIVKLLFRLGLIDDRVDVPAMRHDVKELIDRYWAVPIGQIDVADLIGRLFEMLQRHHVVMPSELLLIGKALATVEGMARELDPELDPLRAIRPYILRQYLKRLSDPRWLARDVLDTGRSWLEAVRTVPADLRSITSDLRRGDLQLKTRIEGVETLVREQGRSANRSALATVVAATLLGSAWLLTSEVGPRVLGLALTSWLGVAGLLLAGGGWSLLVLGFLRSGRF; from the coding sequence ATGCAGCTCGGCACCCTCGTCCGGCTCCCCCGGACGGTCAAGAACCTCCAGCGCCTGCGCGAGATCCTGGGGGTCGTCGCGAAGTGGGGTTTCGGCGACCTGCTGGCGCGGCTCGACCTCGAGAGCGTGGTCGAGCGGGGCCGCAATCTCCTGCTCTGGCGGCGCAACCGCGAGGCCGCCGTCCGCTACACCACCGAGGAGCGGATCCGGCTCGCCCTCGAGGAGCTCGGCCCCACCTTCATCAAGCTGGGGCAGATCCTCGCCACCCGACCCGACCTGATCCCGATGAGCCTCGTGCACGAGCTGCGCAAGCTCCAGGACGACGTGCCGCCCTTCGACGGCGCGCTGGCGCGCCGCCAGGTGGAGGCGTCGCTCGGGCGCCCGGTCGAGCAGCTCTTCGCGCGCTTCGACGAGCACCCGCTCGCGGCCGCCTCGATCGCCCAGGTGCACCGCGCGCGCCTGCACGGCGGAGACGAGGTGGTGGTGAAGGTACGCCGGCCGCACCTCGAGGCGATCGTGCGCACGGACCTCGAGATCATGCGCGCGCTCGCCGCGCTGCTCGAGCAGAACGCGCCCGAGCTCGAGCAGTGGCAGCCGCGCGCGATCGTCGAGGAGTTCCAGCGCGCGCTCTCGCGCGAGGTGGACCTCACGAACGAGGCCTTCCACCTGCTGCGCTTCGCCGCGAACTTCGCCGGCGACCCGCAGGTGCACGTGCCGAAGGTGTACCTCGAGCTCTCGCGCGAAGCGGTGCTGGTGGTCGAGTACATCGACGGGGTCAAGTTCTCGGACCTGGCCGGGCTCGATCGGGCCGGGATCGACCGCCAGCGGCTCGCGCGGGTCGGGGTCACCTTCTGCCTGGAGCAGGTCTTCGAGCACGGCTTCTTCCACGCCGACCCGCATCCCGGCAACCTCTTCGCGCTGCCCGGCGAGGTGATCGCGCCGATCGACATGGGCATGATGGGCTCGCTCGAGCCCGAGACCGTCGACGCGCTGCTCGAGCTGCTGGTGGGCCTCCTGCTCCGCGACGCCGACAAGATCGTGAAGCTGCTCTTCCGGCTGGGCCTGATCGACGACCGCGTCGACGTGCCCGCCATGCGCCACGACGTGAAGGAGCTGATCGACCGCTACTGGGCGGTGCCGATCGGCCAGATCGACGTGGCGGACCTGATCGGCCGGCTCTTCGAGATGCTGCAACGACACCACGTGGTGATGCCGTCGGAGCTGCTCCTGATCGGGAAGGCGCTGGCCACGGTCGAGGGCATGGCGCGCGAGCTCGATCCCGAGCTCGACCCGCTGCGGGCGATCCGGCCCTACATCCTGCGCCAGTACCTGAAGCGGCTCTCGGATCCGCGCTGGCTCGCACGCGACGTGCTCGACACCGGCCGGAGCTGGCTCGAGGCCGTGCGCACCGTGCCCGCCGACCTGCGCTCGATCACGAGCGACCTGCGGCGCGGCGACCTCCAGCTCAAGACGCGCATCGAGGGCGTCGAGACGCTCGTGCGCGAGCAGGGCCGCAGCGCCAACCGGAGCGCGCTCGCCACGGTCGTGGCCGCGACCCTGCTCGGCTCCGCCTGGCTGCTCACGAGCGAGGTCGGCCCGCGCGTCCTCGGCCTCGCGCTCACGAGCTGGCTCGGCGTCGCCGGCCTGCTCCTCGCGGGTGGCGGCTGGTCGCTGCTGGTGCTCGGCTTCCTGCGCTCGGGGCGCTTCTAG
- a CDS encoding ABC transporter ATP-binding protein produces MAQAGPASAPRAAADQGPSGALVDARDLEKVYEAGEAAVRALDGVSLRVETGESLAIMGSSGSGKSTLLHVLGCLDRPTRGSYRLAGQEVARLDRDALAGIRNRTLGFVFQSFQLLPRTSALENVELPLLYAGLPARERRTRAAHALARVGLGARLDALPNQLSGGQQQRVAIARALVNEPRLILADEPTGNLDTRTSFEILALFQELVAAGITLVLVTHEPDIAACLARQVEMRDGRIVRDLRQAPAPALPPPPVRSAQA; encoded by the coding sequence ATGGCGCAGGCGGGCCCGGCGAGCGCGCCGCGAGCCGCAGCCGACCAGGGGCCCTCGGGAGCGCTGGTGGACGCCCGCGATCTCGAGAAGGTCTACGAGGCCGGTGAGGCCGCCGTCCGCGCCCTCGACGGCGTGTCGCTGCGGGTCGAGACGGGCGAGTCGCTCGCGATCATGGGCAGCTCGGGCTCGGGCAAGTCGACGCTCCTGCACGTGCTCGGCTGCCTCGACCGCCCGACCCGCGGCAGCTATCGCCTGGCCGGGCAGGAGGTGGCGCGGCTCGACCGCGACGCGCTCGCCGGGATCCGCAACCGCACGCTCGGCTTCGTCTTCCAGTCCTTCCAGCTCCTGCCGCGCACGAGCGCGCTCGAGAACGTCGAGCTGCCGCTCCTCTACGCGGGCCTCCCGGCTCGTGAGCGGCGCACGCGGGCGGCGCACGCGCTCGCGCGCGTCGGGCTCGGCGCCCGGCTCGACGCGCTGCCCAACCAGCTCTCGGGCGGCCAGCAGCAGCGCGTCGCGATCGCGCGCGCGCTCGTGAACGAGCCGCGCCTGATCCTCGCCGACGAGCCGACCGGCAACCTCGACACGCGCACGAGCTTCGAGATCCTGGCGCTCTTCCAGGAGCTGGTGGCGGCGGGCATCACGCTGGTGCTCGTGACCCACGAGCCCGACATCGCCGCGTGCCTGGCGCGTCAGGTCGAGATGCGCGACGGCCGGATCGTACGGGATCTGCGGCAGGCGCCGGCGCCCGCGCTCCCCCCGCCGCCCGTGCGGAGCGCGCAGGCGTGA
- a CDS encoding cytochrome c, producing MRGHRTRAAAAALVLLTAAPPAGTAAPEDLVARGRAVFEAAGGCTCHTDLEGGGPPLAGGRALSTPFGVFRSTNITPDAETGIGRWSDADFQRAMREGRAPDGSAYFPVFPYPSFTGMSDEDLVALRAYLFSLPPVSRANQPHEAWPPFRWRIAARAWQELHFRPARFAPDPARSPAWNRGAYLVTAVAHCGECHTPRTATGALDRTRWLAGTAEGPDGELAPNITPHDATGIGRWTRTDLVWYLQTGLQPDGDHAEGLMAELIEHGFQHVPRADLEAIADSLDSVPPVEHELLRR from the coding sequence GTGCGCGGGCACCGCACGAGGGCGGCGGCCGCCGCCCTCGTGCTGCTCACGGCGGCGCCGCCGGCCGGCACCGCTGCTCCGGAGGATCTCGTGGCGCGCGGCCGCGCCGTCTTCGAGGCGGCGGGCGGCTGCACCTGCCACACCGACCTCGAGGGCGGTGGCCCGCCGCTCGCGGGCGGCCGTGCCCTTTCGACACCGTTCGGAGTCTTCCGCTCGACCAACATCACGCCCGACGCGGAGACCGGGATCGGCCGCTGGAGCGACGCGGATTTCCAGCGCGCCATGCGCGAGGGCCGGGCACCCGACGGCTCGGCGTACTTCCCGGTCTTCCCCTACCCCTCGTTCACGGGCATGAGCGACGAGGACCTCGTCGCGCTCCGGGCCTACCTGTTCTCGCTGCCCCCCGTCTCGCGGGCGAACCAGCCACACGAGGCCTGGCCGCCCTTCCGCTGGCGGATCGCCGCCCGCGCCTGGCAGGAGCTCCACTTCCGGCCCGCGCGCTTCGCGCCGGACCCCGCGCGCTCGCCGGCCTGGAACCGCGGTGCGTACCTCGTGACCGCCGTGGCCCACTGCGGCGAGTGCCACACCCCGCGCACCGCGACCGGCGCGCTCGACCGCACGCGCTGGCTCGCCGGCACCGCCGAGGGTCCCGACGGCGAGCTCGCCCCCAACATCACGCCGCACGACGCGACCGGGATCGGCCGCTGGACCCGCACCGACCTCGTCTGGTACCTCCAGACGGGGCTCCAGCCGGACGGCGATCACGCCGAGGGGCTCATGGCGGAGCTGATCGAGCACGGCTTCCAGCACGTGCCGCGCGCCGACCTCGAGGCGATCGCGGACTCCCTCGACTCGGTGCCCCCCGTCGAGCACGAGCTGCTGCGCCGGTAG
- a CDS encoding PqqD family peptide modification chaperone yields the protein MREDEEDPARLVAVLPERAVRLNAAGREILALCDGGQSADAIARTLAARHHEEPQVFEDVHAFLGEMTRLGVVAPGG from the coding sequence GTGCGCGAGGACGAGGAGGATCCCGCGCGGCTCGTGGCCGTGCTGCCCGAGCGTGCGGTGCGCCTGAACGCCGCCGGCCGCGAGATCCTCGCGCTCTGCGACGGCGGGCAGAGCGCAGACGCCATCGCGCGCACGCTCGCCGCCCGTCATCACGAGGAGCCGCAGGTCTTCGAGGACGTGCACGCCTTCCTGGGCGAGATGACGCGGCTCGGCGTCGTGGCACCGGGGGGTTGA
- a CDS encoding SMP-30/gluconolactonase/LRE family protein encodes MDAAPKLDEIASGLAFPEGPVWLPDGSIVLVEIQAGRVTRLRPGGGRETIATPGGGPNGAAIGPDGALYVCNNGGFEWYSVGGLTIPGHQAHDYSGGRIERIDLATGAVRVLYDRCGAHPLRGPNDLVFDGTGGFWFTDHGKIRERERDRGGLYWARADGSEIREVVYPLDAPNGVGLSPDGRRVYAAETFTGRVWWWEVAAPGEVRPALDLLGHGGTLLAGLPGLQLFDSLAVDGEGWVCVATIGNGGITAIAPDGARVEHVPLPDPLVTNLCFGGPDLRTAYATLSGTGRLVALPWPRPGLRLAY; translated from the coding sequence ATGGACGCCGCCCCGAAGCTCGACGAGATCGCCAGCGGTCTCGCCTTTCCCGAAGGCCCCGTCTGGCTGCCGGACGGGTCGATCGTGCTGGTCGAGATCCAGGCCGGGCGCGTGACGCGCCTCCGGCCCGGCGGCGGGCGCGAGACGATCGCCACCCCGGGCGGCGGTCCGAACGGCGCCGCGATCGGCCCCGACGGCGCGCTCTACGTGTGCAACAACGGGGGCTTCGAGTGGTACAGCGTGGGCGGGCTCACGATCCCCGGCCACCAGGCGCACGACTACTCGGGCGGCCGCATCGAACGCATCGACCTCGCGACCGGCGCCGTGCGCGTGCTCTACGACCGCTGTGGCGCGCATCCCCTGCGCGGCCCGAACGACCTCGTCTTCGACGGTACGGGCGGCTTCTGGTTCACCGACCACGGCAAGATCCGCGAGCGCGAGCGCGACCGCGGCGGCCTCTACTGGGCGCGCGCGGACGGCAGCGAGATCCGCGAGGTGGTCTACCCGCTCGACGCCCCGAACGGCGTCGGCCTCTCGCCCGACGGCCGCCGCGTGTACGCGGCGGAGACCTTCACGGGCCGCGTCTGGTGGTGGGAGGTCGCGGCGCCGGGCGAGGTCCGGCCCGCCCTCGACCTCCTCGGCCACGGCGGGACGCTCCTCGCCGGCCTCCCCGGCCTCCAGCTCTTCGACTCGCTCGCCGTCGACGGGGAGGGCTGGGTCTGCGTCGCCACCATCGGCAACGGCGGCATCACGGCGATCGCGCCCGACGGCGCGCGCGTGGAGCACGTGCCCCTGCCCGACCCGCTCGTCACCAACCTGTGCTTCGGCGGGCCGGATCTGCGCACCGCCTACGCCACGCTCTCGGGCACCGGCCGCCTCGTGGCGCTCCCCTGGCCCCGGCCCGGCCTGCGGCTCGCGTACTGA
- a CDS encoding ABC transporter permease, translating into MSPVWSALRALRRNPMRSFLTALGVIVGVGCVIAMTSIGAGARARVEETFAAMGSNMLIVRSGSAQAGGARGGAGTEPSLTWADLAAIRDEVPELALVAAQLTAAAQVQAEGQNWATSVQGTTPELFAIRNWTAGAGRLFDAGDVEGASKVIVLGQTVVENLFGAFTDPVGRVVRVNRVPFEVVGVLAEKGQSAFGSDNDDVAFVPLSTFRSRVETGELGQFVEGTIFASARSPEGAALAKTRIEDLLRARHRIRKGALDDFTVRNLGDFVAAQEEGARTMNLLLSGIALVSLVVGGIGIMNIMLVSVTERTREIGLRMAVGARPRSILVQFLVEAIVLSGAGGLAGLAAGLGTAAWLVSRFDWPMLVHPAVTALALAGSALVGVVFGLYPAWKASRLDPIQALRFE; encoded by the coding sequence GTGAGCCCCGTCTGGAGCGCGCTGCGCGCGCTGCGCCGCAATCCGATGCGCTCGTTCCTGACGGCGCTCGGGGTGATCGTCGGCGTGGGCTGCGTGATCGCCATGACCTCGATCGGGGCGGGCGCCCGGGCGCGCGTCGAGGAGACCTTCGCGGCGATGGGCAGCAACATGCTGATCGTGCGCTCGGGGTCCGCGCAGGCCGGGGGCGCCCGGGGCGGGGCGGGCACCGAGCCGAGCCTCACCTGGGCGGACCTGGCGGCGATCCGCGACGAGGTGCCGGAGCTGGCGCTCGTCGCCGCGCAGCTCACCGCGGCGGCGCAGGTCCAGGCCGAAGGCCAGAACTGGGCCACGTCGGTGCAGGGTACGACGCCCGAGCTCTTCGCGATCCGCAACTGGACGGCGGGAGCCGGGCGGCTCTTCGACGCCGGCGACGTCGAGGGCGCGAGCAAGGTGATCGTGCTCGGGCAGACGGTCGTCGAGAACCTCTTCGGCGCGTTCACGGACCCGGTCGGACGGGTGGTGCGCGTGAACCGGGTGCCCTTCGAGGTGGTCGGCGTGCTGGCCGAGAAGGGCCAGTCCGCCTTCGGCTCCGACAACGACGACGTCGCCTTCGTGCCGCTCTCGACCTTCCGCTCGCGCGTGGAGACGGGCGAGCTCGGCCAGTTCGTCGAGGGCACGATCTTCGCGAGCGCGCGCTCGCCGGAGGGGGCGGCGCTTGCCAAGACGCGCATCGAAGACCTGTTGCGCGCGCGCCACCGGATCCGCAAGGGAGCCCTCGACGACTTCACGGTGCGCAACCTCGGCGACTTCGTCGCCGCCCAGGAGGAGGGCGCCCGCACGATGAACCTGCTGCTCTCGGGCATCGCCCTGGTGAGCCTGGTCGTGGGCGGGATCGGGATCATGAACATCATGCTGGTCAGCGTGACGGAGCGGACCCGCGAGATCGGGCTGCGCATGGCGGTGGGTGCCCGGCCGCGCAGCATCCTCGTGCAGTTCCTGGTCGAGGCGATCGTGCTCTCGGGCGCCGGCGGGCTGGCCGGCCTGGCCGCCGGCCTCGGCACCGCCGCCTGGCTCGTCTCGCGCTTCGACTGGCCGATGCTCGTGCACCCCGCCGTCACCGCGCTCGCGCTCGCCGGCAGCGCCCTGGTGGGCGTCGTCTTCGGCCTCTACCCCGCCTGGAAGGCCTCCCGCCTCGACCCCATCCAGGCCCTGCGCTTCGAGTGA
- a CDS encoding efflux RND transporter periplasmic adaptor subunit, translating into MPRPRLAAALAAAVLLAGGLAACGGSGERGAVAGFETAEAARGPIAARVTATGTLSPLVEVQVGSQVSGRIQELLADFNTPVTRGQVIARIDPRLFESEVARARANVAAADAAVARARADLGDARLKHERAAGLHARDLGAKADADSALAAREAAEAALASARAAREQARAALAQAETNLGYTTIHSPIDGVVISRDVDVGQTVAASLQAPTLFTIAEDLRKMEVHTHVAEADVGRLAPGMAVEFSVDAWPGERFHGVAKEVRYAPETVQNVVTYDTVVSVDNAELKLRPGMTAEVVFLVESRDDALVVPNAALRFVPDAELLAAAEPPPADGSAASRVLWVLADGAPKPVRVEVGITDGRLTEVSGGPLAAGDRVITGTAGPAAERRPSFGRFL; encoded by the coding sequence ATGCCCCGACCCCGCCTCGCTGCCGCCCTCGCGGCCGCCGTCCTGCTGGCCGGCGGGCTGGCTGCCTGCGGCGGCTCCGGCGAGCGGGGAGCCGTGGCCGGCTTCGAGACGGCCGAGGCCGCCCGCGGCCCGATCGCCGCGCGCGTCACCGCGACCGGCACGCTCTCGCCGCTCGTCGAGGTGCAGGTCGGGAGCCAGGTGTCGGGCCGGATCCAGGAGCTGCTCGCCGACTTCAACACGCCCGTCACGCGCGGCCAGGTGATCGCGCGCATCGACCCGCGGCTGTTCGAGAGCGAGGTGGCACGCGCGCGCGCCAACGTGGCCGCGGCCGATGCCGCCGTGGCCCGCGCCCGGGCCGACCTCGGCGACGCACGGCTCAAGCACGAGCGCGCTGCCGGCCTCCACGCACGGGACCTCGGCGCCAAGGCCGACGCCGACAGCGCGCTCGCCGCGCGCGAGGCGGCCGAGGCGGCGCTCGCATCGGCGCGTGCGGCCCGCGAGCAGGCGCGCGCCGCACTCGCGCAGGCCGAGACCAACCTCGGCTACACCACGATCCACTCACCGATCGACGGGGTCGTGATCTCACGCGACGTCGACGTCGGGCAGACCGTCGCGGCTTCGCTCCAGGCGCCCACGCTCTTCACGATCGCCGAGGACCTGCGCAAGATGGAGGTGCACACCCACGTGGCCGAGGCCGACGTGGGGCGGCTCGCGCCCGGGATGGCGGTCGAGTTCAGCGTCGACGCCTGGCCGGGCGAGCGCTTCCACGGCGTGGCCAAGGAGGTGCGCTACGCGCCGGAGACCGTGCAGAACGTGGTCACCTACGACACCGTCGTGTCGGTGGACAACGCGGAGCTGAAGCTGCGCCCGGGCATGACGGCGGAGGTGGTGTTCCTGGTCGAGTCGCGGGACGACGCGCTGGTCGTGCCGAACGCGGCGCTGCGCTTCGTGCCGGACGCGGAGCTGCTGGCCGCCGCCGAGCCGCCGCCCGCCGACGGCTCGGCCGCCTCGCGCGTGCTCTGGGTGCTCGCCGACGGCGCCCCGAAGCCGGTGCGCGTCGAGGTGGGCATCACCGACGGGCGCCTCACCGAGGTGTCGGGCGGCCCGCTCGCCGCCGGGGACCGCGTGATCACCGGCACGGCCGGCCCCGCCGCCGAGCGCCGGCCGAGCTTCGGTCGCTTCCTGTGA
- a CDS encoding sulfite exporter TauE/SafE family protein yields the protein MSEPATSAWLLLSTIALGTSIVSGVMGMAGGMMLLATMLHWMDPLVAIPVHGVVQLASNASRAWFQRAHVRWDAVWRFAWPLLPAGAAGLWLLRAAPPEGGRAAIGAFVLLATWAPGALRLGPRPGSDPRRALPAGGALVGFLGTTIGATGPLLAPFVLALGLAPPATVGTLAACQVFQHGAKLALFGAAGFDFRAFALPALALCTAAILGSAIGTRLLDHLPERLFRGAVKGILTLLALELLLEAVAGFLR from the coding sequence GTGTCGGAGCCCGCGACCAGCGCCTGGCTGCTCCTGAGCACGATTGCGCTCGGCACCTCGATCGTGTCGGGTGTGATGGGGATGGCGGGGGGCATGATGCTGCTCGCGACGATGCTGCACTGGATGGACCCGCTGGTGGCGATCCCGGTGCACGGCGTCGTGCAGCTCGCTTCGAACGCGTCGCGCGCGTGGTTCCAGCGCGCGCACGTGCGCTGGGATGCGGTGTGGCGTTTCGCGTGGCCCCTGCTCCCGGCGGGCGCCGCCGGCCTCTGGCTCCTGCGCGCCGCTCCACCCGAGGGCGGGCGCGCCGCGATCGGCGCCTTCGTGCTGCTCGCCACCTGGGCGCCGGGCGCGCTCCGGCTCGGGCCGCGCCCGGGCTCCGACCCGCGCCGCGCGCTCCCGGCCGGCGGCGCGCTGGTCGGCTTCCTCGGCACCACGATCGGCGCGACCGGCCCACTGCTCGCCCCCTTCGTGCTGGCGCTCGGGCTCGCGCCGCCGGCGACGGTCGGCACGCTCGCCGCCTGCCAGGTCTTCCAGCACGGCGCGAAGCTCGCGCTCTTCGGCGCGGCCGGCTTCGACTTCCGGGCCTTCGCGCTGCCGGCCCTCGCGCTCTGCACGGCGGCGATCCTCGGCTCCGCGATCGGCACGCGCCTGCTCGATCACCTGCCCGAGCGTCTCTTCCGCGGTGCCGTGAAGGGGATCCTCACCCTGCTCGCGCTGGAGCTGCTCCTCGAAGCCGTCGCCGGCTTCCTTCGTTGA
- a CDS encoding cytochrome c produces the protein MPHVRPAGIALVLVLAAPAVAGAQPAAASDEGTIQYRQKVMSAVGADMGAIGDILKYGLPFQSALVAHAQSLSKHADLAAAAFERKVVAGPTDAKPAVWEEPERFLEKMRAMKAAADELAEIAADSEATPAAIGTRVKALGDSCGDCHKVFRKPKEESYKRASGA, from the coding sequence GTGCCGCACGTTCGACCTGCAGGAATCGCCCTCGTTCTCGTCCTGGCGGCGCCCGCCGTCGCCGGCGCCCAGCCCGCCGCCGCCAGCGACGAGGGCACCATCCAGTACCGCCAGAAGGTGATGAGCGCGGTCGGCGCCGACATGGGCGCGATCGGCGACATCCTGAAGTACGGCCTGCCCTTCCAGAGCGCGCTGGTCGCCCACGCGCAGTCGCTGTCGAAGCACGCGGACCTGGCGGCGGCGGCCTTCGAGCGCAAGGTGGTGGCGGGGCCCACCGACGCGAAGCCGGCGGTCTGGGAGGAGCCCGAGCGCTTCCTCGAGAAGATGCGCGCGATGAAGGCCGCGGCCGACGAGCTCGCCGAGATCGCCGCCGACAGCGAGGCGACGCCGGCCGCGATCGGCACGCGCGTGAAGGCCCTCGGCGACTCGTGCGGGGACTGCCACAAGGTCTTCCGCAAGCCCAAGGAGGAGTCCTACAAGCGCGCGTCCGGGGCGTAG
- the pqqE gene encoding pyrroloquinoline quinone biosynthesis protein PqqE — protein sequence MPAPRPWNLIAELSYRCPLRCPYCSNPTGHRAIRDGLDAGAWGRVFAEAAALGCVHVGLTGGEPSTRRDLETIVGHAAAAGLYVHLVTAGLPLSPAALPALRDAGLRSVQLSIQDAEAAASDAIAGTESFARKLAVARAVRAAGLALTINVVLHRHNLGRVAALVALARELDADRLELAHAQYDGWALRNRAALLPTREQVAAAAAAVRAERGRAARPEILLVLPDWFADRPKPCMGGWGRRLLVVAPDGLVLPCHAARDLPGLVFWSAAERGLRACWEDAPGMNAFRGEDWMREPCRSCPERARDFGGCRCQAFRLTGDAAAADPACARAPRHDALRAARAAPGSDTLVFRG from the coding sequence ATGCCGGCGCCGCGGCCCTGGAACCTGATCGCCGAGCTCAGCTACCGCTGCCCCCTGCGCTGCCCCTACTGCTCGAACCCGACCGGCCACCGGGCGATCCGCGACGGCCTCGACGCGGGCGCCTGGGGCCGCGTCTTCGCGGAGGCGGCGGCGCTCGGCTGCGTGCACGTCGGGCTCACCGGCGGCGAGCCGAGCACGCGGCGCGACCTCGAGACGATCGTCGGGCACGCGGCCGCGGCCGGCCTCTACGTGCACCTCGTGACCGCCGGGCTTCCGCTCTCGCCCGCGGCGCTGCCGGCGCTGCGCGACGCCGGATTGCGCAGCGTGCAGCTCTCGATCCAGGACGCGGAAGCCGCCGCCTCCGACGCGATCGCGGGGACCGAGAGCTTCGCGCGCAAGCTCGCGGTGGCGCGCGCCGTGCGCGCGGCCGGCCTCGCGCTCACGATCAACGTCGTCCTGCACCGGCACAACCTGGGCCGCGTCGCCGCGCTCGTGGCGCTCGCGCGCGAGCTCGACGCGGATCGCCTCGAGCTCGCGCACGCCCAGTACGACGGCTGGGCGCTGCGCAACCGCGCGGCGCTCCTGCCGACCCGCGAGCAGGTGGCGGCGGCGGCCGCCGCCGTCCGGGCCGAGCGCGGGCGCGCGGCCCGCCCCGAGATCCTGCTCGTCCTGCCCGACTGGTTCGCCGATCGCCCCAAGCCCTGCATGGGCGGCTGGGGACGGCGCCTCCTCGTCGTGGCGCCCGACGGGCTCGTGCTCCCCTGCCACGCCGCCCGCGACCTGCCCGGCCTCGTGTTCTGGAGCGCCGCCGAGCGCGGCCTGCGCGCCTGCTGGGAGGACGCACCCGGCATGAACGCCTTCCGCGGTGAGGACTGGATGCGCGAGCCGTGTCGCTCCTGCCCCGAGCGCGCGCGCGACTTCGGCGGCTGTCGCTGCCAGGCGTTCCGGCTCACGGGCGACGCCGCCGCCGCCGATCCGGCCTGCGCCCGGGCGCCGCGTCACGACGCGCTGCGGGCGGCTCGCGCAGCGCCCGGCAGCGACACCCTCGTGTTCCGCGGCTGA